One segment of Penaeus vannamei isolate JL-2024 chromosome 3, ASM4276789v1, whole genome shotgun sequence DNA contains the following:
- the LOC138860001 gene encoding salivary glue protein Sgs-3-like, with protein MPSGERFRDLHRAPLSQDRQYNTQVPRDYTTLTTDMACNAAVPTDGHSNPTPTDPHHEATTTDIPYNRAQSHALPQNKTNGHAPKTKPRRHAPTTKRCPKTTPRRHAPTTKRCPKTTPKRHAPTTKRCPKTTPRRHAPTTKRCPKTQQLTHARLAGSQKTMKAKKKKKKRKKNTNTSTTATTITTTTSTTTTTTTTTTTTTTTTTTTPTHNKNISGNDA; from the exons ATGCCCTCCGGCGAGCGCTTCCGAGACCTGCACCGGGCGCCCCTCAGCCAAG ACAGGCAATATAACACGCAAGTGCCCAGAGACTACACTACACTAACCACAGACATGGCTTGCAACGCAGCGGTGCCCACAGACGGACACTCCAACCCAACACCCACCGACCCACACCacgaagcaacaacaacagacataCCTTACAACAGAGCCCAGAGCCACGCACTCCCGCAGAACAAGACGAACGGACATGCCCCAAAAACTAAGCCAAGAAGACATGCCCCTACAACAAAGCGATGCCCCAAAACAACGCCAAGAAGACATGCCCCTACAACAAAGCGATGCCCCAAAACAACGCCAAAGAGACATGCCCCTACAACAAAGCGATGCCCCAAAACAACGCCAAGAAGACATGCCCCTACAACAAAGCGATGCCCCAAAACGCAGCAGCTGACCCACGCACGACTCGCGGGATCTCAG AAGACGatgaaggccaagaagaagaaaaagaagaggaagaagaacaccaACACTagtacaactgctactactattactactaccacttctaccactactactactactactaccactaccaccaccaccaccaccacgaccaccactccTACTCATAATAAGAACATCAGTGGTAATGACGCCTGA